A single window of Cydia fagiglandana chromosome 25, ilCydFagi1.1, whole genome shotgun sequence DNA harbors:
- the LOC134676787 gene encoding zinc finger protein 665-like, with product MEGSSGLSECVRVKEEPAEPEAGPEHPPPGAAPVHIKAELQNGHHSDSLKEAECVKQETECENEVKEDPSCSGSECGVSEAAMLAGLYTDHEVKDELVLGQECPYRPDVTLVVNGRVGSVLRDCCVTLERLPHDEALVQRQDTTYTDTESDTDKLYAREKVPICDLCGESFSLKSDLLKHVMDHIHSPSSAEQEGSGHSYAFDGQWTQEQERALCRKHDIRDCCVLLKRLQHHDALVSNDTQYITQTDTESDTEEVHTRVDYEKPTCDLCGESFALKSDLKKHIMIHIHVPSTHHPQAGTDRESDAEEKNIDIDCENEPTCEFALDSNLMKHVMIHMYVGRTKQMYEHSEMNTYECDICGKIFKRKNSLKRHIKTHSTQSKSKDFKCNIGEKSYNCETCDKRFIHRDRLKRHILIHTDKRPYSCDVCEKGFKTGKHLKMHTRIHTDIRPYLCDVCKKRFRFKSHLKTHTLIHSDIRPYLCDVCKKRFRTETHLKIHTLTHSDIRPYLCDVCKKRFKTESHLKKHTLIHSDIRPYLCDVCKKRFKTVSVLKKHTLIHGDIRPYLCDVCKKRFRTKSHLKIHTLIHSDIRPYLCDVCKKRFNTASHLKMHTRIHSADNPYTCKICGKSFACKSGLNKHIRIHTGFTSYYCGTCGKRFATIGRLNRHFTMHADIRPYSCDVCEQRFTNRSNLKNHTRIHVYDFLN from the exons CTCATGCTCCGGCAGTGAGTGTGGTGTGAGCGAGGCAGCCATGCTGGCCGGCCTGTACACAGACCACGAAGTCAAAGATGAGCTTGTGCTGGGACAGGAGTGTCCATATCGACCTGACGTCACTCTAGTAGTTAATG GTCGCGTTGGCTCTGTGCTCCGAGATTGCTGCGTGACACTCGAACGCCTCCCACACGACGAGGCTCTCGTCCAGCGCCAAGACACAACTTATACTGACACGGAATCCGATACTGACAAATTATATGCTAGAGAGAAAGTACCGATATGTGATCTTTGTGGTGAAAGCTTCAGTCTAAAGTCAGATTTATTGAAACACGTCATGGATCATATCCACAGCCCTTCAAGCGCGGAGCAGGAAGGGAGTGGACACAGTTATG CATTTGATGGTCAATGGACGCAGGAGCAGGAGCGCGCCCTGTGCCGCAAACACGATATTCGAGACTGCTGCGTGCTTCTCAAACGCCTCCAACATCACGACGCTCTCGTCAGCAACGATACCCAATACATAACTCAAACTGACACGGAATCTGATACAGAGGAAGTACACACTAGAGTTGACTATGAGAAACCAACATGTGACCTTTGCGGAGAAAGTTTTGCACTGAAATCCGATTTGAAGAAACATATCATGATTCATATCCATGTACCATCCACACACCATCCACAAGCGGGTACTGATAGGGAATCAGATGCTGAAGAGAAAAACATCGATATTGACTGCGAGAATGAACCTACATGTGAATTTGCTCTAGactcaaatttaatgaaacatgTTATGATCCATATGTACGTAGGTCGCACTAAACAAATGTATGAACATTCAGAAATGAATACTTATGAGTGTGACATTTGCGGTAAAATATTTAAGCGAAAAAATAGCTTAAAGCGTCATATTAAAACACACTCGACCCAGTCAAAGTCTAAGGACTTTAAATGCAACATAGGAGAGAAATCATACAACTGCGAAACATGTGATAAGCGTTTTATACATAGAGATCGGTTGAAAAGACATATACTAATTCACACGGATAAAAGACCATATTCGTGTGACGTATGTGAAAAAGGATTTAAAACCGGGAAACATTTAAAAATGCATACACGGATTCATACTGACATAAGACCATATTTGTGTGACGTATGTAAAAAACGATTTAGATTTAAGAGTCATTTAAAAACGCATACACTGATTCATAGTGACATAAGACCATATTTGTGTGACGTATGTAAAAAACGATTTAGAACTGAGACTCATTTAAAAATTCATACACTGACTCATAGTGACATAAGACCATATTTGTGTGACGTATGTAAAAAACGATTTAAAACTGAGAGTCATTTAAAAAAGCATACACTGATTCATAGTGACATAAGACCATATTTGTGTGACGTATGTAAAAAACGATTTAAAACTGTGAGTGTTTTAAAAAAGCATACACTGATTCATGGTGACATAAGACCATATTTGTGTGACGTATGTAAAAAACGATTTAGAACTAAGAGTCATTTAAAAATTCATACACTGATTCATAGTGATATAAGACCATATTTGTGTGACGTATGTAAAAAACGATTTAATACTGCGAGTCATTTAAAAATGCATACACGGATTCATAGTGCGGATAATCCATACACATGCAAGATATGTGGAAAGAGTTTCGCATGTAAGAGTGGGCTGAATAAACATATTCGAATTCACACCGGCTTTACATCATACTACTGCGGAACATGTGGAAAGCGTTTCGCAACTATAGGCAGGCTGAATAGACATTTTACAATGCACGCAGACATAAGACCATATTCGTGTGACGTTTGTGAACAACGATTTACAAATAggagtaatttaaaaaatcatacacGGATTCATgtgtatgattttttaaattag